Within Paenibacillus sabinae T27, the genomic segment CGGGCGGCCAGCTCCTCGACGCGGTGGGCGACCCCGGGATGCTGGCTGATGTAATTCGCAACCTCGTGAATAACCTCGGCGAGCTGGTTGCTGACGCTGCGTTCCACCGGCTTCGCCCGGTCTTCCCGCAGCAGGTTGATCATGATCTGCTTGAGAATGAGCTGGCCTTCTTCCTCTGCGGCGAAGGTCTTCACCAGAAACAGCCGGACGTAGCGCGCCAGCAGGTGCTCGAACTCCACCGTCTCGGTCAGCTTGCGGTAAGGCTCCGGGATATCGGTGACAGGCTCCTTAACATCAAAATGAATGTATGTAAGCACAAGGGGTTTCTGCGGGTTATGCTTTGCGCTTGTATGGTCTCCCGGACGAAACAGGAAACAGCTTCCCGGGCCGACCTCATAGGCTGTGCCGTTGCGCACAACCGTTCCTTCGCCGCTCCAGACGTAGAACAAGTCGTAATTGGGGAGCGGCTTCTCCCTTTTCTGCCATTTCCAACCCGGCTCGCAGACGATTTTGGCCAAGGCGGGAAGGATGACAAAAGAGGAAGGCGATGCATTCAGCATCCTTGTTCCCTCCTTCATCATTAAATCGTTTATCCTAATCATACCTTTTCACACTTCATTTTGCACATCGTTCCAGGCCAGCGCAAGCCGCCTTACCCCTTCAGTCAGCTCCGGTTTGTCCAGATGGGAAAAAGCGAAGCAGGCGGCAGGCTCGCCGGACGCAATCCGGTAACAGGCGGCGTCCCTAAAATCGACTTCCCGCCGCTTGGCCGCCGCCTGAAAGCGTACGAATTCCTCTTCGCCCCGAAGCCAGCGGGCGTAGATATGCAGCCCCGCGTCGCCGGGCTGAAGATGAAACAGACCGCCCGGCAGTCCGGCCAGCAGCTCGCGGAGCAGGCGTCCGCGTTCGCCATAGAGGCGCGTCATGCGCCTGATATGGCGGGCGTAATTGCCGAGCGACATGAAGCGGGCCAGCGCCCGCTGCTCCAGAAGGCCGGCGGGATGCGGCTCGTACAGCGCCTTCGCAGCCGCCGCAGGCGCCACCAGAGAAGGAGGCAGGACGGCGTAGCCGATGCGAAGCCCGGCGAACATCGTATTGGAGAAGGAGCCGATGTATACGACGCGCTCCTCCCGGTCAAGCGCCTTCAGCGGCTCGATGGGGCGGCCGGACCAGCGGAACTCGCTGTCGTAATCATCCTCGATAATGATCGCCCGCCGGGAGGCCGCCCATTCCAGCAGCCTCCGCCGCCGTTCCAGCGGCAGGACGGCGCCCGTGGGATATTGGCGGCTCGGCGTCACGAACAGCAGCCGGGCCTCCCAGTCCTGCGGCACAAGGCCGCTGCCGTCGACTGGGCCCGGAACGGCCGCGCCGCCGGAGATCTCGACAGCGCGGCGGATGCCGTGAAAGCCGGGGTCCTCGACCACGGCCCGGCCCCCGCCGTCCAGCAGCAGCTGGGTCAGCAGGACGATGCCCTGCATGGAGCCGCTGAACGTCACGATATGCTCCGCTTCAGCGCGGATGCCGCGAGTAATCCGCAGATGCGCGGCAATCGCCCGCCGCAGTCCCGCGTCCCCTTCCGGCGGCGCGGAGACGCCGAGCGCACCGCCGCTCCGGCCTCCGGCATGAGACAGCGCGCTGCGCCATTCCGCGTAAGGG encodes:
- a CDS encoding PLP-dependent aminotransferase family protein, with translation MYGIPIVNFDEYLAEYRYKYLALYHALRTAILSGDLPGGTRLPSTRKLAALFDLSRGSAAQVYDMLAADGYVKSETGRGTFVSGDGSGFTAESGRPVERTAGRAEAGTGLAQGGAGLAERSRESGPGGASAGEGRAADIPLSAWARRLAAQPPAREEAAEGGSIISFRSPGMPMEHFPYAEWRSALSHAGGRSGGALGVSAPPEGDAGLRRAIAAHLRITRGIRAEAEHIVTFSGSMQGIVLLTQLLLDGGGRAVVEDPGFHGIRRAVEISGGAAVPGPVDGSGLVPQDWEARLLFVTPSRQYPTGAVLPLERRRRLLEWAASRRAIIIEDDYDSEFRWSGRPIEPLKALDREERVVYIGSFSNTMFAGLRIGYAVLPPSLVAPAAAAKALYEPHPAGLLEQRALARFMSLGNYARHIRRMTRLYGERGRLLRELLAGLPGGLFHLQPGDAGLHIYARWLRGEEEFVRFQAAAKRREVDFRDAACYRIASGEPAACFAFSHLDKPELTEGVRRLALAWNDVQNEV
- a CDS encoding AraC family transcriptional regulator: MLNASPSSFVILPALAKIVCEPGWKWQKREKPLPNYDLFYVWSGEGTVVRNGTAYEVGPGSCFLFRPGDHTSAKHNPQKPLVLTYIHFDVKEPVTDIPEPYRKLTETVEFEHLLARYVRLFLVKTFAAEEEGQLILKQIMINLLREDRAKPVERSVSNQLAEVIHEVANYISQHPGVAHRVEELAARAGLSPRYFSIKFKELIGSSVQSYVIRTRIERAQHLLLYAGMNVTEVADALGYRDIFFFSRQFKQHTGKSPSEIR